One Strix aluco isolate bStrAlu1 chromosome 19, bStrAlu1.hap1, whole genome shotgun sequence genomic window, TGTTCTCTGTTGCCCCCGATGCCACTGTGGTCCCTTCcattcctctgtgtgtgtgttcaggcTCCCCTCATTCCTCTCTGTGGAGCCTCAAGTCACCCCCTGTTAGCTTCTGGGTTCTTGtagctcctctctgctcccctgaCTGTGCCCTAGAGCCCTGCATTCCCACCCAAGAATGCTCAGATCTCCTCCACTCCCCTCTGTGCATCCCTCAGTCCCTACCAACCTTTCTGGGTGCCTTACATCCAAGCCATGCCCCTTCCACATGCTTTCAAACTCCTTTTGTTCCCTTCTGGGTGCCTCTAGATCCCCCTGGACTCATTCTGTTCACTCCCAAGTGCTCTCAGATGTTCTCCATTCCTATCCAGCTGCTTCTAtgtcctctctgttcctctcacTGTGCTCTCTTGGGCCCCTCTGCTGTCCTTGCACAAGCAGatccctgccttcccctcctgatATGCTCAAGTgtcctccctccatctccctctgcATGCACCCAGATCTCCTCTGCCCCCCTCCTCCAGTACTCAGATCTCCTCTGTTCCTCTCAGTGTCTGCTTAGTTCCAACTCCTCCCCTCTGTGCATGCTCACATACCTCTTTTCCACAAGTGCCTGTGGATTCCCACTGTACCCTTCATCAACATTCAGACCCCACCCGTCCCATCTGGTGCTGCTCTTTTCCTGCAAGTTCCCCTGTCAGAtcccctccatcctctctgcATCCTCCATTCCCCTCCATTCTCCCCAACACATACCCAGATCCCTCCATTCCCTCTCTGTGCACAAGGCCAGACCCTCTGCTCTCCCCTTGGCGCATGCTCAGACCCCTCTGTtcccctctgtgcctgctcaGATCCCTGTTGCTGCCCGATTCCACTCCGTTCCTGGGTAGACTCTCGCTTTCCCCTGTGCCATCCACCCTGCATGGCCAGTCTCTCAAAGGCCATGCCCCGGAGCCCACAACTGCCCTACAGAAACCTTTCAGCAGGCCTGTTCAGCTGCCTCCTTGCAATCTGGAGGATATAAGCTCAAAAGAAATATCAGGTACTTTCAGCGTCTCCTTGCCTGGGATTCAATAACCACCTCTGTCTCCTGCCCCAGGCTGGCCCAAGGACTGCAGTGAGGTCCCTGCTGGCAGCCCCAGCGGCATCTACGTCATCCAGCCCACAGGACTCCACCCCATCGTGGTGTCCTGCGAAATGAATGTGACAGACGGGGGCTGGACGGTCATCCAGAGGAACCAGCAGAGCACGGAGATCACCTGGGCCGAGTCCTGGAGCACCTACAAGTACGGCTTTGGGAACGTGCACAGCGACTACTGGCTGGGCACCGAGTACATCCACCGGATCTCCCAGCAGAAGGTCTATCAGGTCAGGTTTGTCATCTGGGATGCCACAAACAACATCAAGTTTGCAGACTACAACCTCTTCAGTGTGGAAGATGAGTCCCACGGCTACCGGCTGAGGCTGGGAGCATACTCGGGGACAGCAGGGGATGCCATGACCTCAGACAATCCTGGGAATGTGCACAACAACAAAGTTCTCTGCAAAGGATCTGGATCAGGACACTTCGAGCGGGAACTGtgcctccagctctgggggcGGGTGGTGGTACTCGGCGTGTTATTCTGTACAGCTGAACGTCAAGGGGGCCATAGCGTGGGGCAGCCTCTGCAACGGGAACTGCAAAGCTTCTGCCGTCCTCATCAAACCAGCCCCATACCATTAGGGACCTTTCCCCCTCCTGCCCAAGCTGGTCACCTGCCCAGACCAGTGCCCTGCTGGGCTGTTTTGCTGGGGGGAAACTAGGGGTGAATCGCATTGGTCCTGCATATCAAGagccttttcttttcctattctcttgaAAAGTAGCAAAGCTCCCTGCTTTGCCTCTGGCCTTTCACCTCTGGTAGGTTTTTAGGGACCATTATTAGAACAAGTCTCCCTAAACACTGCAGTTTCCAAGCTTGTTCCTTCTGGGGAGAAAACTGTGATCAAAAACCTGAAACCCTCCTGATCCAGCAAGGCCTTGTTCTCTCTTTGTTTTGCAGGTATAGatgatttcagcagaaaaatatcaGTCATCACTAGTTAACCTGATCCAAGCTGCTCTGGGCCCAGGCAGGCCACGTGCACACCATATGCCTGCTGGAGTCCATGTTCGTCCTGCagaataaaattgctttcagaaCCTGCACGAACATGCACAAATGTTCTTCATTTGTTTAGGAACTTCTCTCAACTGCTGCCAGTTTCTTGCCAGGAGCAGACCTGAGGCTCCTGGTGCAGTAAGAAAAGACTTTCAAGGGAAAAATTTTTCATAAGGCTCAAACAAGGAATTAAAGACAAAACTTTCATTTCAATAAGAGAGTTGGGTTTCAAGGTGGGGACCTTCCAAAAAGGCAATGGTGTACCTCATCGCCAAGAGTGAGCACTGTGGGTCAGACAGAAGTTTCAGCTCAGTTCAGCCCTACCAGCCATGACCCGAGCTGACCCAGGGCGGCAAGCCAGGCCAGCGTCATCCTGCCTTGTTAAACTGCGAATGCAGGCCCAGGCCTTGGGAGCGTGGACAGGGGAGAAGTGGACAGCACCACTGCTGGGCCACACAGCACCAGCTGATCGGGGTATCTGGATCAGGCCCAGGAGCTGAGACAGCCTCACATGGCTGGATCCCAGGATTCCAGAGGCCTGGGGCCACATGGGCTTGCTCCAGCATGGCGACATCTCTCTGTGCTGGACACGGTGCCGGTGACGTGCTCCCCAGCGCTGGGCAGGGATGTCTGGCCGgtgcagcccagggcacagctCTCTCCCCACGCCGTCGGGTGTGTTCCCAGCTCCTGGGTGAGTTGTGGTCTGCCAGGAGCCCCAGGCCCTTTCCTGCCTTGCCACTCCCCTCGCTTAGGTTGCACACCCAGACCTGGGTGCAAGTGAGTTTTTAAGCCCGCAGACAAACCTCAATCCAGAGATGCTGCTCTCAGGTCAGCTCAGACTGGGAGGCCGTTCTCAAGCAGCAGCAccctcctgccttcctctgctcACAGGTCAGGGCTGCTGGCCTGCAGGTGCCTGGGCACCGAGGCTGCCTGCCTGGCCTCCTGGGGAGCAGGGCACTGCCAGGGCTCTGCAGGGCACCCGGGGCCTCAGCCCCAGGCTGTTTGGGACCGACAGCCACAAGCCTTCCCTGAGCTCAGCGTTTCTTTCAAAGATAGAAGAGAGGAGCAGCGGCTTCTTTCAAGCCCTCAGTTCTGCCTTCCCCCACCATCGCAAGGCAGATCCTGGGCCACATTCCCACTCCACAGCAGAGTGCTGTGGGAGAGAGGTGCCCACACCTCGCGTGTCCTCAGGGACCCCCTGCCCCGCCGTGCTCCAGGTCGTGGTGGCTTCATCCCTCTCCCAGCACAGAGCAATCACGCAGCCCTGGGCAAGAGCAAACTAGGAGCGAGGGCTGTGCAGGATGCTGGCCCTGTTGGCTAATCATAGCCTTGCAGCAACCATTCAGTGCTCAGCGGATGGAACAAGCCACTGGAAGCCTTGCTGCATCCAGAGACCTGCGAACCAGCCACAGACAGTTAGGAGTGACCACTGTACTCAGTTGTGCACAGCAACTGGGAGAAGAGCTCATGTTACCAGCTGATGCTGggaacaggcagcagcagggacagtcGATGTCAGGCTTTCACTGTAGAACactgaaatattacagaaaaaaaaaataagcatgaacCACCTGCGTGCCACACCAGTTCTGCACCAGATCAGCCTGGGAGCAGAATCAGCTCTACAGCAGACCTGGCCCAGCACTGCCTGAGCAAATCATCCCAAAATCAGCAGTGTCCGGGGGGGTGAGCTCTGCATGTCCCAGGAGATCCCGTGTCCCTTGGCAGGGGCATCTCCCCACCTGGGAGAGGACCTGCCTCTACACTGACTTTCCCCAGCATCCTCCACCACCTCAGGACCTCGACTGCTCCCACGTGTGTGTGCAGTGTTGCGGCAGAAGGTAGACACAAGGCAGCAAAGTCTGGCTCCAGGGTTTATTGCGGCTGATTTCTCCCACCATGGGTAGCAGAGCTGTGGGGCGTTTGGGgcccagggagggagcagggcctGAGCAAAGCAGGGATACACCGATTGCACAGGGAAGGGAACTTgcactgcctccccctccccagggcaggagtGGGTCCACCCACCCCAAACTAGTGCCCGCGTCCCAGTGCCGGCCAGCACCGCGGCACTGGGTGAAGCTGCCCACGTGCCCGGGGCTCCAGGCAATTGCTCctgagccccagagctgctgtgttTCCGCTGGTGATGCTGCGGGATCTGCAGGCAACTCAGGACGTGCCCCAGGGTTGGCACAGGGCTGTTGGCAGGCACGGGAACGGGGCACTGAGCTGGGGAGGGTGGCACTTCCCCAAACCCCCAGGAGGCTGGGCGCTGTGGCACGGTCAGCACACGTCTGTGGGTTTGACCAGGATGAGGGAGGATGCGCAGTCGCCGTTATCACAGAATCCCGGCCAGAGGATGTGTTTTTTGGCATTGAGCAGGACGTTCTGACACCTGTCGTACCACCAGCCCCCGTAGCTGTTGGCACAGTTCCCGCTGTACTGGTCCTGGTCTCTGTCAGTTGTGCTGAACTTCATGTTGTCATGAATGCCCCCCTTCTTGGGGTGATAGCTGGTCAGATAGTCATCCCCATCACCAGAAAACCGGCCCAGCCTCAGCGGGTACCCACTGGCCTCGCTCTCCACCCTGAAGATGTCGTACTCGGCGTAATGGGTGACGTTGGCTTTATTCCGTACGATGAAGCGGACCTTGTAGGTGCCCTGCTGTGTCAGCAGGTGCAGGTACTCAGTGCCCAGCCAGTGATCGCCCTGCACGTTCCCGAAGCCGTACTTGTAGGTGGTCCAGGACTGCTTCCACATGAGCTCGGTGTCGTGAGAGTTTCTCTGGACAACAGTCCAGCCCTTGCCTTCGGTGTCCATGTCACACCACACCACGCGCGGGGGTGATGCTGCCGGCTGGATGACGTACACCCCGCTGGGGCTGTTCTTGTGGAGGTGGCTGCAGTCTGCAGGGAACCCTGTgacaaaaaggacaaaaagggCTGGTTTTATCTGTGGTTGGCTCCACAGTGCAGAGTGGCTTTTCCAGTGGCTCATCCACAGGACAGCCGAAGGTCTCTAAGAGAGCGGCCCTGGACAGGGCCCGAGAATCTATTTCTCATTACTTGCATTTTGCTTTGGAGCCTTCTAATGCATCCGGccaagaaaaggggaaaaaagtctcccAGATGCCAGTGATGCCCTCCAAGTACGTCTGGCCCTCACACAAGGCCCTTGATATATTGATCTGCAGCTCTTGCAATGATTGGAAGTGTCCAGAATGCTCCCCTGGATGAGGATGTGTAATGAAAATTCAGGCTTTCCCTGGGGGTCGTGGCATTGCAAGAGAATGCTCAGTTCTACCTCAATCTCACAGGGGTCTCTCCCCACAGCTTGTCGCAGTTTATCTGTTAGCAGGACTGACCTGTCATGACTTACTTACCAAACTAATTTGCTGTCTAATTTGTCTTTCTTGTTTTGTGCCTGATGAGGAACAATTTCCTGTGGGTAATTCTAATTCAGCCCATGAAATTGTTTTTCTCAGGCATACAGGTCTTGCAGGGAGTGTAACCTCCCTTGCAGGTAGGAATGGAATACTCCTAATCCAACAAGagctaaaaaagaaataaaattgctggGAGGATCTTTCCTAGAACTGAGGTGTAAAAAGCCACAAGTACTGCAGAGCAATCCCGCCAAATGATGGTGCTTGGGCAGAAACCCCTCGGTTTCAGCATGGAGCCACCAAGGGGGTGAGGGTGGCTTGACTGGTGTCAGGCTGCTTATTGTACAGGTGATGGCCCAGGGCTTGGAGGGGTTCCTGTGCCGTGCACCAGCCAGGTGCACACCTGGGAGCTGGTGCTGAGTGGGGGAGACGTGTTCCTGCTCCCGCACCCAGTGCCCAGCCAGTGCCCCCGTCCTCCGCACTCACCACTCCGGGAGCCAGCGGTGGGTGCTGCTGGACCAGCACTCACGCAGAGGAGAAGCATCGCCACCACGGCGGGCAGGAGGACGAGGTGTGTCCCAGCCTGGAGCCCTGGGGAGAAAAGTGCCCATTGCCATCAGGATCCGGGGGCAGCCCCCTGGCCCC contains:
- the LOC141931958 gene encoding fibrinogen-like protein 1-like protein, with the protein product MCLCVGGSSGSCYWFLLRSPEWISTIKDTQQQMGLQAGTHLVLLPAVVAMLLLCVSAGPAAPTAGSRSGFPADCSHLHKNSPSGVYVIQPAASPPRVVWCDMDTEGKGWTVVQRNSHDTELMWKQSWTTYKYGFGNVQGDHWLGTEYLHLLTQQGTYKVRFIVRNKANVTHYAEYDIFRVESEASGYPLRLGRFSGDGDDYLTSYHPKKGGIHDNMKFSTTDRDQDQYSGNCANSYGGWWYDRCQNVLLNAKKHILWPGFCDNGDCASSLILVKPTDVC